The Ascaphus truei isolate aAscTru1 chromosome 18, aAscTru1.hap1, whole genome shotgun sequence genome window below encodes:
- the PCLAF gene encoding PCNA-associated factor translates to MVRTKADSAGSGSYRKAVAARAPRKAFGSSPSTSNPATSPSGKKSDGKYAGGNPVCVRPAPTWQKGIGEFFGSPSTSPLEKENRVPSDGEEAGGSGLGKARRKTRPLPPDPSEDDAAASDEE, encoded by the exons ATGGTGCGGACCAAGGCGGACAGCGCGGGATCCGGCAGCTACAGGAAGG CTGTTGCAGCCAGGGCCCCAAGGAAAGCGTTTGGGAGCAGCCCCAGTACGTCAAACCCAGCAACATCTCCTTCAGGGAAGAAAT CTGACGGCAAGTATGCTGGAGGGAATCCTGTATGTGTTCGACCTGCCCCAACATGGCAGAAGGGTATAGGAGAGTTCTTTGGATCGCCGTCCACAAGTCCTCTTGAGAAGGAGAACCGTGTGCCGTCTGATGGCGAGGAGGCCGGTGGCAGCGGTTTGGGGAAAGCTCGGAGGAA GACCCGTCCACTGCCGCCCGATCCCTCAGAAGATGACGCTGCTGCATCAGATGAGGAGTGA